AAGCGTGTACGGAGCCTCCTTCTTTGGCAGCTCCTCACTGGAAGCAGTGGCATCTGCTGAGCTGGGCCCTGTGGGGGACGTGTCAACAAAGCTCTCGTCCACCACGCGGAAGCGGATCTCCTCTCCGGTGTCCATGTAGAGGTCGTGCGCTCCTTCCTCCGTCTCGTACTCCCACACCCACACCTGCTCCGCTTCGTCGAACTTGGCTGGCTGCTGCAGTGACTCTGGGGGGATGAGAATGTCATGGAAGAAGCCTAGAGAGACGTGCACTCCTTCCGGGCTGCAGCCTTTGATCTTCCCAATCAGAATCTCGTCTAGGAATGGATGAAACACCACGTAGCGAAAATGGACTTTGGTGTGTGATGCGCCATCCCCAGGGAATACGTAGGCATCCTCCAGTTTGGTGa
This window of the Pongo abelii isolate AG06213 chromosome 21, NHGRI_mPonAbe1-v2.0_pri, whole genome shotgun sequence genome carries:
- the LOC100457679 gene encoding DNA-directed RNA polymerase III subunit RPC8; this encodes MFVLVEMVDTVRIPPWQFQRKLNDSIAEELNKKLANKVVYNVGLCICLFDITKLEDAYVFPGDGASHTKVHFRYVVFHPFLDEILIGKIKGCSPEGVHVSLGFFHDILIPPESLQQPAKFDEAEQVWVWEYETEEGAHDLYMDTGEEIRFRVVDESFVDTSPTGPSSADATASSEELPKKEAPYTLVGSISEPGLGLLSWWTSN